Genomic window (Candidatus Atribacteria bacterium ADurb.Bin276):
GCCGTAAAATTAGAAAATGAGTTGGGATATATAACTGTTTTACCGTATAAGGGACATCAAATCTGGGACGCGGTTTTTTATGGGCGAAGTATAAAAATGCTTTCAAAATTTGATGAACCAAAAAATGTTGAATCAATAGCCAATACCTACGGATGTTTTATGTACCATTGTGGAGCCTTAAGAACCGGAAATCCAGGAAAAGAAGACACCCATCCACTTCATGGTGAGCTCCCTTACGCAAATTTTGACCATCCCCGGTTACTTTTTGGTGAAGACGAAAAAGGTTTTTATTTAGCAATTACCGGAGAATTCCAATACAATGATGCCTTTACCTCAAGCTACTATCGAGCCTATCCAATTGTTAAGATTCATAGTCAATCATCCCTGTTAGATATTATTATTCAAATCGATAATCTTTCTGAGTATCCTATGGAGCATATGTATATGACCCATATCAATTTCCGACCCATCGATTACGGGAAAATGATACAACCAGTTTCGTGGAGTCCAGAATTTATTAAACTTCGGGAAAGTACTCCAGCTCATTCGAAGGACATTCCTTTAAGTGAAGAATATATTCAGTTTGTGAATACTATTAAAACCAATCCTGAACGCATGCAAACCATACTTCCTGAAGATCCTTATTTTCCAGAATTGGTTATTTATCTTAAATCTCCCAAAACCGATGATCAAGGATGGACACATTTTTTACAAGTTCATCCTAATGGTTCAGGAGATTATGTTTCCTACCGACCGGATCAGCTTGACCATGCAACCCGTTGGATTATACGGAACCGGGATCGAGAAGCCTACGGATTTTTATTGCCGGGAACTTGTGATCCAGAAGGATACACTCATGAAAAAGCAGCTGGTAATGTGAGAATCATTCCTGAGAAAAGTTCGGTAAAATACCATATCATTACTGGGGCGCTTGATCCAAATCGAACCAAAGAAATGCAGGAAAAGATAGAAAAGCTATAAGGGAATAAAAATTGCCATCAAATAATTACTTATATATTTATTTTTTATGTTTATTTCATTCAGTATGGGGAAAACTATATTAACATAATAATTAAAAGAATTTGATCATTGTAATGCATCATATTTATAAAGTAAACTAAACGTTAATTTACCGAAATAAAAACTTTAAATAATTTAATCAAAGATTCAGTAATAAGAAATTTTATAATTAATAATACTTATAAATTTAAATCAAAATTCATTGACATAAAAAGGGAGATATTTAAACTTAAATAAAAGAAATGATAATGAATAAGGAAAGGATGATTAAAATGCACTATGGTGTTTTTGGTTTGTTGTTTTTTCCAAAATTTACACAAGAAAGAATATCGGTATTAGAAAAAGTTAAAAAACTTGGCTACGAAGGAATTGAAATTTCTTTAAGCGAAGATTATTTATCTTCTAATTTATCCAATGAAATTGTCAAAGAAGCACAAAAATTGGATGTTAAATGTTTGTGTTCTACATCACTGGATGAAAAAACCGATATTACATCAAACGATAAAGCCATTAGGGAAAACGGAATTACTTTTCTAAAAAAGTGCGTTGAAGAAGCTGCAAAACTTGGTAGTGATGTTATCGGAGGGGTTATATATGCACCTTGGGGATTAAGCAATAAAAAAGGGAGAACTCGAGAAGAATGGGAAATTTGCAAGGAAAGTTTATTCAAAGTTGCAGAATTTGCTAAAGATTATAAAGTATTTCTTGCTCTTGAACCGGTCAACCGTTTTGAATCCCATTTTCTAAACACTGCTGAAGAAGCGAAAACTCTTATAAATGAAATTAACCATCCTCAATTGAAAATTCATTTAGATACTTTCCAAATGAATGTTGAAGAAAATCATTTATATGATGCCATCAAAACAGCTGGCGATTTACTTTTCCACTTTCATTGTTGTGCAAGTAATAGAGGAATTCCTGGTAATGGTCACATCGAATGGGACGAGGTATTTCAAGGTTTGAAAGAAATTGGTTATAAAAGGTGGTTAGTTGTTGAATCGTTTACGCCCGATATTATGAAGGAAGAGTTTGGTCGTCAGGTTGCGATCTGGAGAGAAATTGCTGAACCTGAGGATATTGCCAAAAAGGGTTTGGATTTTTTGAAAAGCGTAGAGAAG
Coding sequences:
- a CDS encoding D-tagatose 3-epimerase: MHYGVFGLLFFPKFTQERISVLEKVKKLGYEGIEISLSEDYLSSNLSNEIVKEAQKLDVKCLCSTSLDEKTDITSNDKAIRENGITFLKKCVEEAAKLGSDVIGGVIYAPWGLSNKKGRTREEWEICKESLFKVAEFAKDYKVFLALEPVNRFESHFLNTAEEAKTLINEINHPQLKIHLDTFQMNVEENHLYDAIKTAGDLLFHFHCCASNRGIPGNGHIEWDEVFQGLKEIGYKRWLVVESFTPDIMKEEFGRQVAIWREIAEPEDIAKKGLDFLKSVEKKIFV